A stretch of Plesiomonas shigelloides DNA encodes these proteins:
- a CDS encoding NupC/NupG family nucleoside CNT transporter: MKIIHFVLGLVVVFALALLASKDRKKIKLRYIAQLIVIELFLSYFLLHSSVGLSLVTGLSDVFNKLLEYAGDGTNFVFGGLLNKGEFSFFLLVLMPIVFISVLIGILQHIRVLPVVIRFIGLVLSKVNGMGKIESFNAISAMIIGQSENFIAYKNVLHRISERRMYTMAATAMSTVSMSIVGSYMQLIEPRYVVAALILNMFSTFIVLSIINPYDSEAEDDLTNIETDEHKLTFFEMLGEYILAGFKVAVIVAAMLIGFIALISMINHIFSALFGISFQDTLGYLFYPVAWLMGIPHAEALHAGSIMATKLVTNEFVAMMELKKQAATLSAHTVGVISIFLVSFANFSSIGIIAGAVKGLDEERGNMVSRFGLRLLYGSTLVSVLSALVAGLML, from the coding sequence ATGAAAATTATTCATTTTGTTCTAGGACTTGTTGTGGTCTTCGCCTTGGCTCTGCTGGCGAGCAAGGATCGTAAGAAGATAAAACTGCGTTACATCGCGCAGCTCATCGTCATCGAGCTGTTCCTGTCCTACTTCTTGCTGCACTCTTCAGTCGGCTTGAGCCTCGTCACTGGGCTGTCGGACGTCTTTAACAAACTGCTGGAATATGCCGGCGACGGAACCAACTTTGTGTTCGGCGGCCTGCTGAATAAAGGCGAGTTCAGCTTCTTCTTGCTGGTGCTGATGCCGATTGTGTTTATCTCGGTGCTGATCGGTATTTTGCAGCATATCCGCGTACTGCCGGTGGTGATCCGCTTTATTGGCTTAGTGCTGTCTAAGGTCAACGGCATGGGCAAGATTGAGTCGTTTAACGCCATCAGTGCCATGATCATCGGCCAATCGGAAAACTTCATCGCGTATAAAAACGTGCTGCATCGCATCTCTGAGCGCCGGATGTACACCATGGCGGCGACGGCAATGTCGACGGTTTCCATGTCTATCGTGGGCTCGTACATGCAGCTGATCGAACCACGCTATGTGGTAGCGGCGCTGATCTTAAACATGTTCAGTACCTTTATCGTGCTATCGATCATCAACCCGTATGACAGCGAAGCCGAAGACGATCTGACCAATATCGAAACCGATGAGCACAAGCTGACCTTCTTTGAAATGCTGGGCGAATACATTCTGGCAGGCTTTAAAGTGGCGGTGATTGTTGCGGCGATGCTGATTGGTTTTATCGCGCTGATCTCGATGATTAACCATATCTTCAGCGCCCTGTTCGGTATTAGCTTCCAAGACACCTTGGGCTACCTGTTCTACCCAGTCGCGTGGCTGATGGGCATTCCACACGCCGAAGCGCTGCATGCCGGTAGCATCATGGCCACCAAGTTGGTCACCAACGAGTTTGTGGCGATGATGGAGCTGAAAAAACAAGCGGCGACCTTAAGCGCTCACACCGTTGGGGTTATCTCCATTTTCCTGGTCTCTTTTGCCAATTTCAGCTCAATCGGCATTATTGCCGGCGCAGTGAAAGGTTTGGATGAAGAGCGCGGTAATATGGTGTCACGCTTTGGCCTGCGCCTGCTGTACGGCTCAACCTTAGTCAGCGTGTTGTCAGCTCTGGTTGCCGGTTTAATGCTATAA